CCTCCGTCAGGCCACTGCATCGCTACCAAAAATCCCTATATAGTTGATTAACTGTTGCCTCTTGCCTCTTGCCTCTTGCCTTTCCCTAAGGGATTCTGTTCACAACTCAACTATAAATGCTATATATCGAGAGATAGATTTAGACGGCTTCCAACCAATCAAAGATTTGATCTAATTGATCTAATGTAATTAGTCCGTATTGCCAAAGAATCATGGGTAAAAAGTTTGGGGTTGGTTCGCCCTGGCGTAGGGCCAGGGCAATGGAAGCCCCAGGAATCTGTAACTCTTCCTGTAA
The sequence above is a segment of the Moorena sp. SIOASIH genome. Coding sequences within it:
- a CDS encoding DUF2949 domain-containing protein, which produces MQSSVLTRLIRWLQEELQIPGASIALALRQGEPTPNFLPMILWQYGLITLDQLDQIFDWLEAV